A single Providencia manganoxydans DNA region contains:
- a CDS encoding putative phage tail assembly chaperone, which produces MEKDNITYEHRHSNFVEAKSHAMKLLGMLKGCIAMNGEHVDIDVGGVLANIGSPDMQGVEKFILKWVTAKDVDNNLIQLDKVDVFNTHFNTYRSHYYPLIVNGLIFHFSDFLPDGVASKVNMPSLVSLTA; this is translated from the coding sequence ATGGAAAAAGATAACATTACTTATGAGCATCGCCATAGCAATTTTGTCGAAGCCAAAAGTCACGCAATGAAATTATTGGGTATGTTAAAAGGCTGCATTGCGATGAATGGCGAGCACGTTGATATTGATGTGGGCGGTGTTTTAGCCAATATTGGCTCTCCAGATATGCAGGGAGTGGAAAAATTTATTTTAAAGTGGGTGACGGCGAAAGATGTCGATAATAATCTGATTCAATTAGATAAAGTAGATGTGTTTAATACGCATTTTAATACTTACCGTTCACATTATTATCCATTAATTGTGAATGGTTTGATATTTCACTTTTCTGATTTTTTGCCCGATGGAGTCGCATCCAAAGTAAATATGCCCAGCTTGGTCAGTCTGACGGCATAA
- a CDS encoding phage protein: MSVYNHKSLMVSINGYEFTAFDESADALSIVPVGDDGAWTFGANGRGVYVFSGNQSGTLTMKLLQHSADNHFLSNLRNQMLSSQSAPAPLELYIKDTWNGDEIVGHVGFFTTPPTQSRGSTHNAQSWVIQFERVITKLGKGAFN; this comes from the coding sequence ATGTCTGTATATAATCATAAAAGTCTGATGGTTAGCATCAATGGTTACGAATTTACCGCGTTTGATGAATCTGCTGATGCTTTATCTATTGTGCCTGTCGGTGATGATGGTGCATGGACCTTCGGTGCCAATGGGCGGGGTGTTTACGTATTTAGTGGCAACCAATCAGGTACATTGACAATGAAGCTATTGCAACATTCAGCGGACAACCATTTTTTATCTAACTTACGCAATCAAATGTTAAGCAGCCAGTCTGCGCCTGCACCGCTAGAACTGTATATTAAAGATACTTGGAATGGTGATGAAATTGTTGGTCATGTTGGCTTTTTCACAACACCGCCAACCCAATCTCGTGGCTCGACCCATAACGCGCAATCATGGGTGATCCAATTTGAACGCGTGATCACCAAACTAGGTAAAGGAGCGTTTAACTGA